The Methanoplanus sp. FWC-SCC4 genome has a window encoding:
- a CDS encoding NAC family transcription factor — translation MAEKDGDYCTICGGVVSGDREIRQIMVDGKPVGISRLDFIIDEVLKIGEMSEQDAKEELMKRACQFNYIPTKKKESYADALFSEYLNKA, via the coding sequence ATGGCAGAAAAAGACGGGGATTACTGCACAATCTGTGGAGGTGTTGTATCAGGGGATAGAGAAATCAGGCAGATTATGGTTGACGGAAAACCGGTCGGGATAAGCCGCCTGGATTTCATCATTGATGAAGTATTAAAGATTGGAGAGATGAGTGAACAGGATGCAAAAGAAGAGCTGATGAAAAGGGCATGTCAGTTTAATTACATTCCGACAAAGAAAAAGGAAAGTTATGCGGATGCATTGTTTTCTGAATATCTAAATAAAGCCTGA
- the recQ gene encoding DNA helicase RecQ, protein MTVTPENSDDKITTAKYYLRKYFGYSSFHPYQEEIIRNILTGRDVFAVIATGGGKSICYQLPAVMMKGTAVIISPLIALMKDQVDGLLANGIPAGCLNSTQDYSEYLMTVSRLKSGKLDILYVSPEKAVTPSFRALLKQFDVSLFAVDEAHCISQWGHEFRPEYRKLSILKKEFPKIPVIALTATATSVVRDDILKQLRLKLPYTYVGTFFRENLHYQVLPKKDAFGQILAYIKDHPRDSGIIYCNSRNSAESLSKKLNLANVPALPYHAGLSKKIREKTQDKFIKDDIPVIVATVAFGMGINKPDVRFVIHYDLSQSPEAYYQETGRAGRDGGRGDCILFYSRGDRAKIQYFIDKLDSRTLRGVAEKKLEAMTEYCESNSCRFKTLLEYFGETNSDFRCGVCDNCINPRELFDGTEPAKTAIKCIEMLKQPFGIGYIADILWGSSSARVKERGHDKLPLYGKGRMYKKDEWNSFLREMVHLGYLSREGRKYPVIVLNETSADVVSGKITVYLTRPKGVKPGSKKAEAVYNTALYETLKRLRKIVAESENIPPYQIFSDAVLAVMAEKMPLTPAEMLSIKGVGEYKVEKFGATFLRRIKDFQKIPVNQEKNQGVLEKSPKSSVQTYDLYCRGYTVKQIAEERSLTEDIVCVHLEEMIKSGAAIDLSDLVSSKKRDLVYSVLSDNFDIPVRDIRILLGEAVSYNEIRLIKAFWDKKNPGKN, encoded by the coding sequence ATGACTGTTACTCCCGAAAATTCTGATGATAAAATAACGACTGCAAAATATTATCTCCGGAAGTATTTCGGGTACTCTTCTTTTCATCCGTATCAGGAGGAGATTATAAGAAATATCCTTACAGGCAGGGATGTTTTTGCAGTCATCGCAACAGGAGGCGGGAAATCCATATGTTATCAGCTTCCGGCGGTTATGATGAAAGGCACTGCTGTTATAATATCGCCTCTTATTGCCTTAATGAAAGATCAGGTGGACGGTCTTTTGGCAAACGGAATACCTGCCGGGTGCCTCAACAGCACCCAGGACTATTCCGAATATCTGATGACTGTAAGCCGGCTTAAAAGCGGGAAACTTGATATTCTTTATGTATCTCCTGAAAAAGCGGTTACCCCTTCTTTCAGAGCTCTTTTAAAACAGTTCGATGTTTCCCTGTTTGCAGTTGACGAAGCCCACTGCATATCCCAGTGGGGACATGAATTCCGGCCGGAATACAGGAAGCTGAGCATACTTAAAAAAGAGTTTCCAAAAATACCGGTTATTGCTCTCACTGCAACGGCAACGTCGGTTGTAAGGGATGATATCTTAAAGCAGCTCAGGTTAAAGCTGCCATATACATATGTGGGGACTTTTTTCAGGGAAAATCTCCATTACCAGGTTCTTCCAAAAAAAGATGCCTTTGGACAGATTCTTGCCTATATAAAAGATCACCCGCGTGATTCGGGAATAATATACTGCAACAGCAGAAACAGTGCCGAATCACTTTCAAAAAAGCTGAACCTTGCCAATGTTCCGGCTCTTCCCTATCATGCAGGGCTTTCCAAAAAAATCCGTGAAAAGACTCAGGATAAATTCATAAAAGATGACATACCGGTGATTGTTGCAACCGTCGCATTCGGGATGGGAATAAACAAGCCTGATGTAAGATTCGTAATTCACTATGATCTCTCACAGAGTCCCGAGGCTTATTATCAGGAAACCGGACGTGCCGGGCGTGACGGAGGACGCGGCGACTGCATTCTCTTCTACAGCAGGGGCGACAGGGCAAAGATACAGTATTTCATTGATAAACTCGACAGCAGGACACTTCGGGGTGTTGCAGAGAAGAAACTTGAGGCGATGACTGAATACTGTGAAAGCAATTCGTGCCGTTTTAAAACCCTTCTCGAATATTTTGGTGAGACAAACAGTGATTTCAGATGCGGTGTATGTGACAACTGTATAAATCCACGTGAGCTTTTTGATGGCACAGAACCTGCAAAGACTGCCATTAAATGCATTGAAATGCTAAAACAGCCTTTTGGAATAGGTTATATTGCTGATATTTTGTGGGGTTCATCGTCTGCCCGGGTTAAGGAAAGAGGGCATGACAAACTTCCTCTGTACGGTAAGGGCAGAATGTACAAAAAGGATGAGTGGAATTCTTTTCTAAGAGAGATGGTCCATCTTGGATATCTTTCAAGGGAAGGAAGAAAATACCCTGTAATCGTATTAAATGAGACCAGTGCCGATGTGGTTTCAGGCAAAATTACTGTATATCTGACAAGGCCCAAAGGAGTAAAACCGGGATCGAAAAAAGCAGAGGCGGTTTATAATACAGCGCTTTATGAAACTCTCAAAAGACTCCGCAAGATTGTTGCCGAGAGTGAAAATATTCCTCCCTATCAGATATTTTCAGACGCCGTTCTTGCCGTGATGGCGGAAAAAATGCCCCTTACTCCTGCTGAGATGCTCTCGATAAAAGGTGTCGGCGAGTACAAGGTTGAAAAGTTCGGAGCAACTTTTCTAAGACGAATTAAGGATTTTCAAAAAATCCCCGTGAATCAGGAAAAGAACCAGGGAGTATTGGAAAAATCCCCAAAAAGCTCTGTTCAGACATATGATCTCTATTGCAGGGGATACACGGTGAAACAGATTGCAGAAGAGAGGAGTCTTACGGAAGATATTGTGTGCGTTCATCTTGAAGAGATGATAAAATCCGGTGCGGCAATTGATCTATCCGATCTTGTATCTTCCAAAAAACGTGATCTTGTATATTCAGTACTTTCTGATAACTTTGACATACCAGTAAGGGATATCAGAATTCTTCTGGGAGAAGCTGTTTCCTACAATGAGATTAGGCTTATAAAGGCATTTTGGGATAAGAAAAACCCGGGCAAAAACTGA
- the cofH gene encoding 5-amino-6-(D-ribitylamino)uracil--L-tyrosine 4-hydroxyphenyl transferase CofH, translating to MTDRTDTLLKDVLEGYRMKPEEAVFLLKTKDRKVWDIAKAADMMREKKAGNSVTYVRNQNIHVTNICKNLCAFCGFGKPKNDPEAYIYSDDQFRKSAEIAKERNVTEICFLSGVHPDFDAERYCEIIRMVRDIVPDADIHTMSPDEISYAAKKSDITSEEVIRMIKDAGLGTLQGTAAEMLVDDVRKIICPSKVSTSEWIRIIKEAHNMGIKSTSTIMYGSVETEEDRIKHLSILRDIQDETNGFTELVPLSFLHMNTKLYQKGLAPAGATGRTDILLFAVSRLFLDNFDNIQIPWGKVGKKFTQLGLLAGGNDLGGTMFCDAVSTEAGGEDSDFFDPGEMERIVKDIGRELRQRTTKYELI from the coding sequence ATGACAGACAGAACTGATACACTCCTTAAAGATGTCCTTGAAGGATACAGGATGAAACCTGAAGAAGCAGTTTTCCTTCTGAAAACAAAGGACAGAAAGGTATGGGACATAGCGAAAGCCGCCGACATGATGCGTGAAAAAAAGGCGGGGAACAGTGTAACTTATGTAAGAAACCAAAACATCCATGTTACAAATATCTGCAAAAACCTTTGTGCTTTCTGCGGATTTGGTAAACCCAAAAATGATCCTGAAGCCTACATCTACAGTGATGATCAGTTCAGAAAAAGTGCTGAAATTGCAAAAGAAAGGAATGTAACGGAAATCTGTTTCCTCTCAGGTGTTCACCCAGACTTTGATGCAGAACGGTATTGTGAAATTATCAGAATGGTCCGTGATATAGTTCCCGATGCCGACATCCACACAATGAGTCCTGATGAGATATCATACGCCGCCAAAAAAAGCGATATTACATCCGAAGAAGTGATCAGAATGATTAAAGACGCAGGTCTTGGGACACTTCAGGGAACGGCAGCTGAAATGCTTGTCGATGATGTCAGAAAAATAATCTGCCCCTCAAAAGTCTCAACTTCCGAGTGGATCAGAATCATTAAGGAAGCTCACAATATGGGCATAAAATCAACATCCACAATCATGTACGGCTCTGTTGAAACAGAGGAGGACAGGATAAAACACCTTTCAATACTCCGTGACATTCAGGATGAAACGAACGGGTTTACAGAGCTTGTTCCTCTATCTTTCCTCCATATGAATACAAAACTATACCAAAAAGGCCTTGCTCCCGCCGGTGCCACAGGCAGAACCGATATTCTGCTCTTTGCGGTTTCACGACTATTTCTGGATAACTTTGACAACATTCAGATCCCCTGGGGAAAGGTTGGAAAGAAATTTACACAGCTCGGCCTTCTGGCAGGCGGAAACGATCTCGGGGGAACAATGTTCTGTGATGCTGTTTCAACCGAGGCCGGCGGCGAGGACTCAGACTTCTTTGACCCGGGCGAGATGGAAAGAATTGTAAAAGACATCGGAAGAGAGCTCAGACAAAGAACAACCAAATATGAACTAATCTAA
- a CDS encoding S24/S26 family peptidase, which produces MKGAKQKTKKEEKSPIRKFLDTEEPLLGFVRDMVWVLCAVGIIALGLVVFSGTWPAVVAIESESMVPNMNVGDLVFVVAPDRYGDLQTWEEGIATGYGKFNEYPDRQGNQVFGDVIIYRPNGDDKVHPIIHRAVGWYEGDPNNGYITKGDNNQIPDQLSGIQSVGAIKPVKPEWVVGKALFSIPYIGYAPLHLFEFAIILILIMILHEIYLRRREGKK; this is translated from the coding sequence ATGAAAGGTGCAAAACAAAAAACAAAAAAAGAGGAAAAAAGCCCTATAAGAAAATTTCTAGATACAGAAGAGCCCTTATTAGGATTTGTTCGCGACATGGTCTGGGTGCTTTGTGCAGTAGGCATCATAGCACTCGGGCTTGTGGTATTTTCAGGCACATGGCCTGCGGTTGTTGCGATTGAATCCGAAAGTATGGTTCCTAACATGAATGTGGGCGATCTCGTTTTTGTTGTTGCACCTGACAGATACGGCGATCTTCAGACATGGGAAGAAGGGATTGCAACAGGTTATGGTAAATTCAACGAATACCCTGACAGACAGGGCAACCAGGTCTTTGGAGATGTAATAATATACCGCCCGAACGGAGACGATAAGGTCCACCCGATCATTCACAGGGCTGTCGGGTGGTATGAAGGGGACCCAAACAACGGATATATCACAAAGGGTGACAACAACCAGATCCCTGACCAGTTAAGCGGTATCCAGAGTGTCGGGGCAATAAAACCGGTAAAACCGGAATGGGTTGTCGGGAAAGCCCTGTTTTCAATTCCATATATCGGTTATGCACCTCTCCACCTCTTTGAATTTGCAATAATTCTGATTTTAATAATGATCCTGCATGAAATCTACCTGAGAAGACGTGAGGGCAAAAAATGA
- a CDS encoding cupin domain-containing protein: MTDENRSELKGKVLSLKDLVEYQEGTVASRMVINNKSGSITIFSFDENEGLSEHTAPFDAVVSILDGECEVWVAGETFGMKEGDSIIFPANVPHALSAVTKFKMSLTMIKE, translated from the coding sequence ATGACAGATGAAAACCGGAGTGAGCTTAAGGGAAAGGTTCTCAGCTTAAAAGATCTTGTTGAGTACCAGGAAGGAACAGTTGCAAGCAGGATGGTTATAAACAATAAATCCGGAAGCATCACTATTTTTTCATTCGATGAGAATGAGGGCCTTTCAGAGCATACCGCACCTTTTGATGCGGTTGTGAGCATCCTTGACGGTGAGTGTGAGGTCTGGGTTGCCGGTGAGACTTTCGGGATGAAGGAAGGGGACAGCATAATATTTCCTGCAAATGTACCGCATGCACTCTCAGCGGTTACAAAGTTTAAGATGTCTCTGACCATGATTAAGGAATAA
- a CDS encoding 4Fe-4S binding protein, giving the protein MVSQIILREIGYAYAVILVLLLAYLWYSKKITRKQTIPVLVLTTIVGFITLAPLAPHNFQSMIVSGLNPSLTVAAWGLAIIFVLTFLFGRIFCGHLCPAGAVQELVYLIPCKKFGRTLKKETIAVRVVVFFGILAAAWFYSFKTVKMLGISDFFHLILTTGTVIFIAILIVSVFFYRPFCRLICPYGTLLLIPAAFSVFKIRRTDSCVSCRNCESVCPVDEAKPDDKRAECFMCGRCLESCNKFDAMSYGKK; this is encoded by the coding sequence ATGGTCAGTCAGATAATTCTCAGAGAAATTGGATATGCATATGCGGTGATTTTAGTTCTCCTGCTTGCATATCTCTGGTACAGCAAAAAGATCACACGTAAACAGACAATTCCGGTTCTTGTTCTGACAACCATTGTTGGGTTTATAACACTTGCTCCTCTTGCCCCGCATAATTTCCAGAGCATGATTGTGAGCGGATTAAATCCTTCCCTGACAGTTGCGGCATGGGGACTGGCGATAATTTTTGTTCTGACTTTTTTGTTTGGCCGGATATTTTGCGGGCATTTATGCCCAGCAGGAGCGGTTCAGGAACTGGTTTATCTGATTCCCTGCAAAAAATTCGGAAGGACCCTGAAAAAAGAGACTATTGCAGTAAGGGTTGTTGTATTCTTTGGAATTCTTGCCGCTGCGTGGTTTTATTCGTTTAAAACTGTGAAGATGCTTGGAATAAGTGACTTTTTCCACCTGATTCTTACTACGGGGACAGTTATTTTCATTGCAATACTGATTGTATCGGTATTTTTCTACCGTCCTTTCTGCCGTCTGATTTGTCCGTACGGCACACTTCTGTTAATTCCTGCGGCTTTCAGCGTCTTTAAAATCAGAAGAACGGATTCATGTGTCAGCTGTCGGAACTGTGAGAGTGTCTGTCCCGTTGATGAGGCAAAACCGGATGACAAAAGGGCAGAGTGCTTCATGTGTGGCAGATGCCTTGAGAGTTGTAATAAATTTGATGCAATGAGTTATGGGAAGAAGTGA
- a CDS encoding tetratricopeptide repeat protein, translating into MKVGVSYWYNKGVSLIEADLYERALPCFDKALDIDEKVATVWFKRGIALFRTKDFEKAVRSFDRAMTLEPDNPVALNNKGIALLGLKRYSEADTCFKMALDLRPDSQAIRINRKIADEIKGKAI; encoded by the coding sequence ATGAAAGTCGGCGTAAGCTACTGGTACAACAAGGGAGTATCCCTTATCGAGGCAGATCTCTATGAGAGAGCCCTCCCGTGTTTTGACAAAGCACTTGATATTGACGAAAAGGTTGCCACAGTCTGGTTCAAAAGAGGCATAGCACTCTTCAGGACAAAAGATTTTGAAAAAGCGGTAAGAAGCTTTGACAGGGCAATGACGCTTGAGCCCGACAATCCGGTAGCACTTAACAACAAGGGCATTGCTCTTTTGGGACTAAAGAGATACAGTGAAGCAGACACATGCTTTAAAATGGCCCTTGACCTCAGACCCGACAGCCAGGCAATCAGAATCAACAGAAAAATTGCCGATGAGATAAAAGGTAAGGCCATATAG
- a CDS encoding methyl-accepting chemotaxis protein: MSIDIINSVLKRALEGDTSLRVDENEMPSEMKGLAATINAVIEKLEIAGESEIYEKRLKDFVSENPQAIAVLAPDKSRLDLNVEYERAWRGSYDDLMRKKLYDFNINITGGDDFYASFETKKKAVTDMEISWENGEKTYLRLFQTPILDENGNIDINYYIYQDLTEQMSEIERINSLQRRADAFVAENPQGIAVLAKDKSRLDLNKEYEREWRGSYDELMRKKLYDFDIEITGGDDFYASFETKRKAVTDMEISWDRGEKTYLRLFQTPILDENGEIDVNYYIYQDLTAEKELSNYLHAEVDKVSDNLKMLSRGDLGFDLAVGESNRYTEGARKLMLDISESLGEAKVAIERLVNDSEMLAEAAIDGKLDLRTDLTKHQGHFKDVVGGFNQTLDMISAPLDEAMRVANSYANNDYTVRFSDKLVVKGEFDNFKNSLNKLGEQLVVVIGDVIKAVDHVTVGTSEASKGSDEVAKATEQVAMTSQKCADLSRNVLTQMEDIQRQISDLSASNEEIAATSQDVLKNAENMTVIGNNAQALGNDANHKMESVEDITTKSVEEIKELNDQIKEINNIVKMINDITGQINLLALNAAIEAARAGEHGRGFAVVAGEVKNLAADARGATDHIEKVIASIQKKSDNTAEDIHKANVEVISAVESVNATIEGLNNIVRESLQVSTDMGEIARAIEDQANIANNVVSSAEHGTTETEANLREVEELAALAEESSASVEEIGSAIHEVNEMAGVLRKNMDNFKTE, translated from the coding sequence ATGAGCATTGATATCATTAACAGTGTCCTGAAAAGGGCACTTGAAGGAGATACCTCATTACGTGTAGACGAGAACGAAATGCCGTCTGAAATGAAGGGTCTTGCAGCGACAATAAATGCAGTGATCGAAAAGCTTGAAATTGCCGGAGAATCTGAAATCTACGAAAAACGTCTGAAAGATTTCGTAAGTGAAAATCCTCAGGCCATAGCCGTACTTGCACCCGATAAATCCCGCCTTGATTTAAACGTGGAATATGAACGTGCATGGCGCGGTAGTTATGATGATCTCATGAGAAAGAAGCTCTATGATTTCAACATCAACATCACTGGTGGAGACGATTTCTATGCCTCTTTTGAGACAAAGAAAAAAGCTGTGACCGATATGGAAATCTCATGGGAAAACGGGGAGAAAACCTATCTGCGCCTTTTCCAGACTCCTATTCTCGATGAAAACGGCAATATTGACATCAACTATTACATCTATCAGGATCTCACAGAGCAGATGTCTGAAATCGAGAGAATCAACAGCCTTCAGAGGCGTGCGGATGCCTTTGTTGCAGAGAACCCGCAGGGAATTGCTGTACTTGCAAAAGACAAATCCCGCCTTGACTTAAATAAGGAATATGAGCGTGAATGGCGTGGAAGCTATGATGAGCTCATGAGAAAGAAGCTCTATGACTTTGATATCGAGATCACAGGTGGAGATGACTTCTATGCTTCATTTGAAACAAAGAGAAAAGCTGTAACTGATATGGAGATCTCATGGGACAGGGGAGAGAAAACCTATCTGCGTCTGTTCCAGACACCAATTCTTGATGAAAACGGCGAAATTGACGTCAACTATTACATCTATCAGGATTTAACAGCGGAAAAGGAGCTCAGCAACTACCTCCATGCGGAAGTTGACAAAGTATCAGATAACCTGAAAATGCTCTCCAGGGGAGATCTCGGATTTGATCTTGCGGTCGGCGAATCCAACCGTTATACAGAGGGTGCAAGAAAATTAATGCTTGATATTTCTGAGAGTCTCGGAGAGGCAAAGGTTGCGATTGAAAGACTTGTAAATGATTCGGAGATGCTTGCAGAAGCTGCAATTGATGGAAAACTGGATCTCAGGACTGACCTGACAAAGCATCAGGGGCACTTTAAGGATGTTGTCGGAGGTTTCAACCAGACTCTTGATATGATCTCTGCACCGTTAGATGAGGCAATGAGAGTCGCAAACTCCTATGCGAACAATGACTACACGGTACGCTTCTCTGATAAGCTGGTAGTTAAGGGTGAATTTGATAATTTCAAAAACTCTCTGAACAAACTCGGTGAACAGCTTGTCGTTGTTATCGGGGATGTCATAAAGGCTGTCGATCATGTAACTGTTGGCACTTCCGAGGCAAGCAAGGGATCTGACGAGGTTGCAAAAGCAACTGAGCAGGTTGCAATGACAAGTCAGAAATGTGCAGACCTGAGCAGAAATGTCCTGACTCAGATGGAGGATATCCAGAGGCAGATTTCGGATCTCTCCGCATCAAATGAGGAGATTGCCGCCACCTCACAGGATGTCCTGAAAAATGCCGAGAACATGACTGTTATAGGCAACAATGCGCAGGCTCTTGGAAATGATGCGAATCACAAGATGGAGTCTGTTGAAGACATCACGACAAAGAGTGTTGAGGAAATTAAAGAGCTTAACGACCAGATCAAGGAGATCAACAACATTGTCAAGATGATCAACGACATCACCGGACAGATCAACCTTCTCGCTCTCAATGCCGCAATCGAGGCTGCCCGTGCCGGAGAACACGGCAGAGGATTTGCAGTTGTTGCAGGTGAGGTTAAAAATCTTGCAGCCGATGCAAGAGGCGCAACAGATCATATCGAAAAAGTCATCGCTTCTATTCAGAAGAAGAGTGACAACACGGCAGAGGACATTCACAAGGCAAATGTCGAGGTCATCAGCGCTGTTGAAAGTGTGAATGCAACAATTGAGGGTCTAAATAATATTGTTCGCGAGTCACTTCAGGTATCAACCGATATGGGCGAGATTGCACGTGCGATTGAGGACCAGGCAAATATCGCAAACAATGTCGTAAGCTCGGCAGAACATGGAACAACCGAGACCGAAGCGAACCTGAGAGAAGTCGAAGAACTTGCCGCACTTGCAGAAGAGTCAAGCGCTTCAGTAGAGGAGATCGGCAGTGCCATACATGAGGTAAATGAGATGGCAGGCGTTCTCAGAAAGAATATGGACAATTTCAAGACAGAATGA
- a CDS encoding 4Fe-4S binding protein, producing the protein MPSSIFPRAYGFIYAVIVIFILAYLWHSKKITRKNTIPVLIFSTLLGFLIYSPLAPHNFQSLLLKSTERIGAPLLAAAVGMGILLVLTFLFGRIFCGHICPVGTVQELVSLLPVKQYGRKLKKETLAIRSVVFVITVAAALLYSFGVVDLFGINDFFHLTITTASGIFVAVLLISVFFYRPFCRFICPFGLILAIVAAFSVYKIRRTDYCTDCGRCEKVCPVDEVKFGDKRAECFMCGRCIEKCGYSGAIRYGREDKK; encoded by the coding sequence ATGCCTTCCTCAATCTTTCCAAGGGCGTACGGATTCATATATGCTGTAATAGTAATTTTTATTCTTGCATATTTATGGCACAGTAAAAAAATCACACGAAAAAATACGATACCTGTTCTTATTTTCTCAACTCTTCTCGGTTTTCTAATCTATTCACCTCTTGCCCCGCATAATTTTCAGAGTCTTCTTTTAAAGAGCACTGAGAGAATCGGTGCACCCCTTCTTGCAGCGGCTGTTGGGATGGGCATATTACTGGTGCTGACTTTTCTGTTTGGAAGGATATTCTGCGGGCATATCTGTCCTGTCGGGACAGTTCAGGAGCTTGTGTCTCTTTTGCCCGTGAAACAGTACGGAAGGAAATTAAAAAAAGAGACACTTGCCATAAGAAGCGTTGTTTTCGTAATCACGGTTGCAGCTGCCCTTTTGTATTCCTTTGGAGTCGTTGATCTGTTCGGGATAAATGACTTTTTCCACCTTACCATTACAACTGCATCGGGAATATTTGTCGCCGTTCTTTTGATCTCTGTATTTTTCTACCGCCCGTTCTGCCGGTTTATCTGTCCTTTTGGACTCATTCTTGCGATTGTGGCTGCTTTTAGCGTCTATAAAATCCGGCGGACTGATTACTGCACTGACTGCGGAAGGTGCGAAAAGGTCTGTCCTGTGGATGAGGTTAAATTTGGTGACAAAAGGGCGGAGTGCTTTATGTGCGGGAGGTGCATTGAAAAATGCGGGTATTCGGGTGCTATAAGGTACGGACGGGAGGATAAAAAATAA